From a single Melospiza georgiana isolate bMelGeo1 chromosome 5, bMelGeo1.pri, whole genome shotgun sequence genomic region:
- the TET2 gene encoding methylcytosine dioxygenase TET2 isoform X1 has translation MSARLRDAAEIRSEGSLVDGLRAGQMEQDRTNHVDSNRLSPFLIPQSSHVCQAEPSAVKLQNGSPATERSEVEVNGDHKPLFNKSNFGVPHPKGSPNNRVSPDLLQEKKVYSKYMQNGGIKRTFSEPSLYGLHESKKVKQDKEINGEKAEPEDNSEKPSVSNCYSEKKSESFKRQENEASDLIPSTRYNSVGSENPHDLLIQDEQEQENIHCHNKDIVLLLKNKAVPMPNGATVSASSMESMHGELLEKTLSQYYPEHVSIAMQKNTSHINAITSQDTNELSYETTYSSHTSGQITSLQTSNSELPQVPAVVVTEVYNTKDSSKPPGSCSLQKPDLQLQQQIPGYDTHQLPVGNSNIHGSIGQILNQDLSLSSSSNLQAQSTALERYSEQAENNGAFFTQNSMFHKDSSTAPAPEMNSALSAAVREGHHSYDNRCDETLPGEIKNEGQQEGPMSESPSLSQQQLQPQQSLLQQAQMSQDVSESNPQAAVAASIPQRPEGETLASESPLQNLHAHRSEGELQQHYQHFPGQREPETPPDKEKDQVKEPVQQAQHNSKPAWIELVSTQFRQGEPPQKPSEALLRSILQYQASTAQTVYTKQYAGSPDSLKGPSGQAQSQKIMQQEQFPPLYKSESSQLQPHPPADQQLPFQKHSPQPQLTKVDSLLKSQVQQHPPQQLHFQPRSEQAEQPLGAPLKQQHLNPQPGENGQFLHSHILQQMLQKQAHPVQLPCSPQLTPNQQQAPQMKTKDLPQAVPHPQSNAEQPLDRTSFNQLKADECFQTGSKYAKSAAFPLPNPQLGLEQVQTMNNKAPLYTQKANASLQHPCPNNRHLISEKKGNAANMERFGANKMQDLQHVQYFSNNLTAKQDVNHCFQEQEQQTQQASVLQLPPLQPSQGYGASLNQDLLSKQAPQIPQQYLPHGQTAPHAQEQRGCHLQSQTPKDFQKHAALRWHLLQKQEQQAYQQPKTEIGPSAARKTIKIEAGTKSNVCMRPSAGQLENKTWKKTIKQENQHFGCENAQQKSIIETMEQQLKQIQVKSLFDHKTFTLKSPKHVKVETAGPITILSRNTSAADFDTQTPILDQQANLSAEKTPTKRTAGTVLNNFLDSPSKLLDTPVKNLLDTPAKTQYDFPSCSCVEQIIEKDEGPFYTHLGAGPNVAAIREIMEERFGQKGKAIRIERVVYTGKEGKSSQGCPIAKWVVRRSSQEEKLLCLVRERAGHTCETAVIVILILVWEGIPTSLADRLYSELTDTLRKYGTLTNRRCALNEERTCACQGLDPETCGASFSFGCSWSMYYNGCKFARSKIPRKFKLMGDDPKEEEKLESHLQNLSTLMAPTYKKLAPDAYNNQIEYEHRAPECRLGLKEGRPFSGVTACLDFCAHAHRDLHNMQNGSTLVCTLTREDNREIGQTPEDEQLHVLPLYKVSDVDEFGSTEGQEEKKRNGSIQVLTSFRRKVRMLAEPVKTCRQRKLEAKKAAAEKLASLENGSSKAEREKSAAARNKQGTSEAAGHAKQLADLLRLSGPATQQQQQQQQQHPQRSLPNNPQSNPINSYSGSGSANLYGRLPNPANAYPNSSYTSDSYGGSNPVNLYPTSSQSAGSYLNSSSPMNPYSGSLSQNNQYPPYQCNGNIAMDNCPSYLGSYSSQHQHMDLYSCQSQDHMSKLSLPPIQTLYQHRFGNNQSFGPKYLNYGNQNMQIDSFSNCTIRPNLHHVGSFSPYSTHEANGHFMEVASRLKSNLSNPSMDYASMSKTGEHHHMQPPPHLSHDYHSAPTMFSSPPNSLHLQNKDNEIISHAVNGLSNMLPGQNHDRTTPQGGLDKTDVLNPEKAEDPDEVWSDSEQNFLDPEIGGVAVAPSHGSILIECAKRELHATTPLKNPNRNHPTRISLVFYQHKSMNEPKHGLALWEAKMAEKAREKEEECEKYGPDYVPQKSYGKKAKREPVEPHEPSEPTYLRFIKSLAQRTLSVTTDSTVTTSPYAFTRVTGPYNRYI, from the exons atacGTTCAGAGGGTAGCCTTGTGGATGGCCTCAGAGCAGGCCAGATGGAACAGGACAGAACCAACCATGTTGACAGCAATAGATTGAGTCCATTTCTAATACCACAGTCTTCTCACGTCTGCCAGGCAGAGCCTTCTGCAGTGAAGCTACAGAACGGGAGTCCAGCAACAGAGAGGTCTGAAGTAGAAGTAAATGGAGACCACAAGCCACTATTCAATAAAAGCAACTTTGGAGTGCCCCACCCGAAGGGAAGTCCAAACAATCGTGTTAGCCCAGACCTTttacaagaaaagaaagtatATTCCAAATATATGCAAAATGGTGGGATCAAACGCACTTTTAGTGAGCCCTCTCTGTATGGACTTCATGAGAGCAAGAAAGTGAAACAAGATAAAGAgataaatggagaaaaagctgAGCCAGAGGACAATAGTGAAAAACCAAGTGTCTCCAATTGTTACAGTGAGAAGAAATCTGAGAGTTTTAAAAGACAAGAAAACGAAGCTTCAGATTTGATACCATCTACAAGATACAACAGCGTTGGTTCAGAAAACCCTCATGACCTTCTGATTCAggatgagcaggagcaggaaaatattCATTGCCATAACAAGGACATTGTCTTACTACTTAAGAACAAGGCAGTGCCAATGCCTAATGGTGCTACAGTTTCTGCCTCTTCCATGGAAAGCATGCATGGTGAACTCCTGGAGAAAACACTGTCTCAATATTATCCAGAACATGTTTCCATAGCAATGCAGAAGAACACATCTCATATCAATGCCATTACCAGTCAGGATACTAATGAGTTGTCCTATGAGACAACATATTCATCCCATACCTCAGGGCAGATCACTTCCCTACAGACCTCAAACTCTGAGCTGCCTCAAGTGCCAGCTGTGGTGGTTACTGAGGTCTACAACACAAAAGACTCCAGTAAACCACCAGGTAGCTGTTCACTTCAGAAACCAGATCTACAGCTACAGCAACAGATTCCAGGCTATGATACTCACCAGTTACCTGTAGGAAACAGTAATATTCATGGAAGCATAGGGCAGATTCTCAACCAAGACCTCTCTCTAAGTTCCAGCAGTAACCTGCAAGCTCAGAGCACTGCTCTGGAAAGGTACTCTGAGCAAGCAGAAAATAATGGTGCTTTCTTTACACAGAACTCAATGTTTCACAAAGATTCCtccactgctcctgctccagaaaTGAACAGTGCACTGTCTGCCGCGGTGCGAGAAGGACACCACTCCTATGACAATAGGTGTGATGAAACTCTTCCTGGGGAGATAAAAAATGAAGGGCAACAGGAGGGACCAATGTCAGAAAGTCCCAGCCTCAGCCAACAACAACTTCAACCTCAGCAGAGCCTTCTGCAACAGGCACAAATGTCACAAGATGTCAGTGAAAGCAACCCGCAAGCTGCTGTGGCCGCCTCGATTCCGCAGCGCCCCGAAGGAGAGACGCTGGCGTCAGAATCTCCCCTCCAAAACCTGCACGCACACAGAAGTGAGGGTGAGTTGCAACAACACTATCAGCATTTCCCAGGACAGAGAGAACCTGAGACTCCTCCTGACAAAGAAAAGGACCAAGTGAAAGAGCCTGTACAACAGGCTCAACATAACTCAAAACCAGCCTGGATAGAACTGGTTTCCACCCAGTTCCGCCAGGGAGAGCCTCCCCAGAAGCCCAGCGAAGCATTATTGCGGTCTATTCTTCAGTACCAGGCAAGCACAGCCCAAACAGTTTATACAAAACAGTATGCTGGAAGTCCTGATTCATTAAAGGGGCCTTCAGGACAGGCCCAGAGCCAGAAGATAATGCAACAGGAACAATTTCCTCCACTGTACAAAAGCGagagctcccagctgcagccgCATCCCCCAGCTGACCAGCAGCTGCCGTTCCAGAAACACTCACCGCAGCCACAGCTCACAAAGGTGGATTCCCTTCTCAAGTCCCAAGTGCAGCAACAccctccacagcagctccatttccagcCAAGATCAGAACAAGCTGAACAGCCTTTAGGGGCCCCCTTGAAACAGCAGCACTTGAATCCCCAGCCAGGGGAAAACGGGCAATTCCTGCATTCACACATCTTGCAACAGATGCTGCAAAAACAGGCACATCCAGTGCAACTACCATGCAGTCCACAGCTAACCCCAAACCAGCAGCAGGCTCCACAAATGAAAACTAAAGACCTGCCCCAAGCTGTACCCCACCCCCAAAGCAATGCTGAGCAGCCTTTAGACAGGACGTCCTTCAATCAACTTAAAGCAGATGAATGTTTCCAAACTGGGAGTAAGTATGCTAAATCAGCTGCATTCCCACTGCCTAACCCTCAGCTAGGCCTGGAGCAGGTACAGACCATGAACAACAAAGCTCCCCTTTACACTCAGAAGGCAAATGCCAGTCTCCAGCACCCTTGCCCAAACAACAGACACCTGATTTCTGAGAAGAAAGGGAACGCCGCAAATATGGAACGCTTTGGAGCCAATAAAATGCAGGACTTGCAGCATGTGcagtatttttcaaataacttgACCGCAAAGCAAGATGTGAATCACTGTTTTCAAGAACAAGAACAACAGACACAACAAGCCTCAGTTCTGCAGTTGCCACCCCTCCAGCCCTCACAGGGCTATGGTGCTAGTCTGAACCAAGACCTCCTGAGCAAACAAGCTCCACAGATCCCTCAGCAGTACTTACCACATGGCCAAACTGCCCCCCACGCCCAAGAGCAGAGAGGCTGTCATTTGCAGTCCCAGACCCCTAAGGATTTTCAAAAGCATGCTGCTCTGCGGTGGCATCTTTTGCAAAAACAGGAGCAACAAGCATACCAGCAACCCAAAACTGAGATTGGACCCAGTGCAGCACGCAAGACTATAAAAATTGAGGCTGGCACAAAGTCTAATGTCTGCATGCGCCCGTCAGCTgggcagctggaaaacaaaacgtggaaaaaaacaattaaacaaGAGAATCAGCACTTTGGCTGTGAGAACGCGCAACAAAAGAGCATAATTGAGACAATGGAGCAGCAGTTAAAACAGATACAGGTCAAATCACTGTTTGATCATAAGACTTTTACTCTCAAATCACCCAAACATGTGAAGGTTGAAACAGCAGGCCCTATTACCATCCTCTCACGAAATACCAGTGCTGCAGATTTTGACACTCAAACCCCAATATTAGATCAGCAAGCAAACTTGTCTGCTGAGAAAACCCCGACCAAAAGAACAGCTGGAACTGTTCTCAATAATTTTTTAGACTCACCTTCCAAGTTATTGGATACGCCTGTAAAAAATTTATTGGACACACCTGCCAAAACCCAGTATGATTTCCCATCTTGCAGCTGTGTTG agCAAATTATTGAAAAAGATGAAGGTCCCTTCTATACCCATCTAGGAGCCGGTCCTAATGTGGCAGCTATTAGAGAAATCATGGAAGAAAG aTTTGGACAGAAGGGTAAAGCTATAAGGATTGAAAGGGTTGTCTACACTGGGAAAGAAGGCAAAAGTTCACAAGGATGTCCAATTGCTAAATGG GTAGTCCGCAGAAGCAGTcaggaggagaagctgctgtgcctggtgcGCGAGCGAGCGGGACACACGTGTGAGACGGCCGTCATCGTCATTCTCATCCTGGTCTGGGAGGGGATCCCGACCAGCCTGGCCGACAGGCTCTACTCGGAGCTCACCGACACCCTGCGCAAGTACGGCACGCTCACCAACCGGCGCTGCGCCCTCAACGAGGA ACGGACTTGTGCATGCCAAGGGCTGGACCCTGAAACTTGTGGtgcttcattttcctttggTTGCTCCTGGAGCATGTACTACAATGGTTGTAAGTTTGCCAGAAGCAAGATTCCAAGAAAGTTTAAGCTGATGGGGGATGACCCAAAAGAG GAAGAAAAACTAGAATCCCATTTGCAGAATCTGTCAACCCTGATGGCACCTACCTACAAGAAGCTTGCACCTGATGCATATAACAACCAG ATCGAGTACGAACACAGAGCCCCCGAGTGCCGCCTGGGGCTGAAGGAAGGTCGCCCATTCTCTGGGGTCACTGCCTGCCTCGACTTCTGTGCTCATGCTCACAGAGACTTGCACAATATGCAAAACGGGAGTACTCTG GTTTGCACACTGACTAGAGAAGACAATCGTGAAATTGGCCAAACACCAGAAGATGAACAGCTCCACGTGCTCCCATTATACAAAGTCTCTGATGTGGATGAGTTTGGAAGCACTGAGGGccaggaggagaagaagaggaACGGCAGCATCCAGGTCCTTACGTCCTTTCGACGAAAAGTACGGATGTTAGCAGAGCCCGTGAAGACCTGTCGGCAAAGGAAGCTggaagcaaagaaagcagctgcagaaaagcttgCCTCCTTGGAGAATGGGTCTAGCaaagctgagagagagaagtctGCTGCAGCACGCAACAAGCAAGGCACCTCTGAAGCAGCGGGTCATGCAAAGCAGCTGGCAG ATCTTTTACGTCTTTCAGGACCAGCCacacaacaacagcagcagcagcagcagcaacatcCACAGCGCTCTCTCCCTAACAACCCTCAATCAAATCCCATTAACTCTTACTCGGGTTCAGGTTCTGCAAATCTCTATGGAAGGTTGCCTAATCCAGCCAATGCTTATCCAAACTCTTCGTACACTTCAGATTCATATGGAGGGTCCAATCCCGTGAACCTCTATCCAACCTCATCACAGTCTGCGGGGTCTTATTTGAATTCTTCCAGTCCCATGAACCCTTATTCAGGATCTTTAAGTCAAAATAACCAATATCCCCCCTACCAATGCAATGGAAACATAGCTATGGACAACTGCCCCTCTTACTTGGGCTCCTACTCCTCCCAGCATCAGCACATGGACTTGTATAGTTGCCAGAGCCAAGACCATATGTCTAAACTAAGTCTACCACCCATTCAAACATTATACCAGCATAGGTTTGGGAATAACCAGAGTTTTGGTCCCAAGTACTTGAATTATGGAAACCAAAATATGCAGATAGACTCCTTCAGTAATTGCACCATAAGACCAAATTTACACCACGTAGGGTCATTTTCCCCTTACTCAACCCATGAGGCCAATGGCCATTTTATGGAGGTTGCCTCAAGGTTAAAATCTAATCTGAGTAATCCAAGCATGGATTATGCCTCCATGAGTAAAACAGGTGAACATCATCACATGCAACCCCCTCCACATTTATCACATGACTACCATTCTGCTCCAACTATGTTTAGTAGTCCCCCTAATTCACTGCATCTCCAAAATAAggataatgaaattatttcacacGCAGTTAATGGTTTGTCTAACATGCTTCCAGGTCAAAACCATGACAGGACTACTCCCCAGGGTGGTTTAGATAAAACTGACGTGCTGAATCCAGAAAAAGCAGAGGATCCCGATGAAGTCTGGTCAGATAGTGAGCAGAACTTTCTGGATCCAGAAATTGGAGGAGTGGCAGTTGCTCCATCTCATGGGTCAATTCTCATAGAGTGTGCAAAACGCGAGCTCCACGCAACGACTCCCTTAAAAAATCCCAACCGGAACCATCCCACCAGAATATCCCTTGTATTTTACCAGCACAAGAGCATGAATGAGCCAAAACATGGTCTGGCTCTGTGGGAGGCGAAGATGGCTGAGAaagcaagagagaaagaagaggaatGCGAGAAGTACGGCCCAGACTACGTGCCTCAGAAATCCTACGGCAAAAAAGCCAAGCGGGAGCCCGTGGAGCCCCACGAGCCCTCTGAGCCAACGTACCTGCGCTTCATCAAGTCCCTGGCACAAAGGACACTGTCGGTCACCACGGACTCCACCGTCACCACATCTCCATATGCCTTTACACGGGTTACAGGGCCTTACAACCGATACATCTGA